One part of the Streptomyces lydicus genome encodes these proteins:
- a CDS encoding FAD:protein FMN transferase, producing the protein MSERRRGLRHVERVMGTVFSFDIRDARTPALEAALGEAVAWLHHVDAVFSTYRPESAVSRLGRGEIGLDDCPAEVREVLGRCERAERVTGGWFSATAGATLDPSGLVKGWAVERAWQLLRAAGARDTCVNGGGDLRFGGESAPGRPWRIGIAHPLRPGDLCTVVTGRDLAVATSGSAERGPHILDPHTGAPASGPASVTVVGPDLSTTDAYATAAFAMGAGARAWLAGLDGYEGFAVTQDGRSWRTPGFPGPAFTFRPSAAATSW; encoded by the coding sequence GTGTCTGAGCGCCGGCGCGGGCTGCGCCATGTCGAGCGGGTGATGGGCACGGTGTTCTCGTTCGACATCCGGGACGCCCGGACCCCCGCCCTGGAGGCCGCCCTGGGCGAGGCCGTCGCCTGGCTCCACCACGTCGACGCGGTCTTCTCGACCTACCGTCCCGAGAGCGCCGTCAGCCGGCTGGGCCGCGGTGAGATCGGGCTCGACGACTGCCCGGCGGAGGTACGCGAGGTGCTCGGCCGCTGCGAGCGGGCGGAACGGGTCACGGGCGGCTGGTTCAGTGCCACCGCCGGCGCCACCCTGGACCCGTCCGGGCTGGTCAAGGGGTGGGCCGTGGAGCGGGCCTGGCAGCTGCTACGGGCGGCGGGAGCCCGTGACACCTGCGTGAACGGCGGGGGCGACCTCCGGTTCGGCGGGGAGTCCGCGCCGGGCCGCCCCTGGCGGATCGGCATCGCCCACCCGCTGCGGCCCGGTGACCTGTGCACCGTCGTCACCGGCCGCGACCTGGCCGTCGCCACCTCCGGCAGCGCCGAGCGCGGGCCGCACATCCTCGATCCGCACACCGGTGCGCCGGCGTCCGGCCCCGCCTCCGTCACCGTCGTCGGCCCCGACCTGTCCACGACCGACGCCTACGCCACGGCCGCGTTCGCCATGGGGGCGGGCGCCCGGGCCTGGCTGGCGGGCCTGGACGGCTACGAGGGCTTCGCCGTGACGCAGGACGGCCGCTCGTGGCGCACCCCGGGCTTCCCCGGCCCGGCGTTCACCTTCCGCCCGTCCGCCGCGGCCACCTCGTGGTGA
- a CDS encoding ATP-binding protein, with product MSPWRVRDLEEGDLDQVVRIWEESRDTAADPAVSLAEVVSALRARTPAVVAVVGDRIVGAAVSSTAQERAWVLRLAIARQWRGHGIGSALLAGLEKRLAQAGVRRIGALLPEGEVGEQAFKNSGYTGRPDLGYFEKLLPAESAGTTVLGQLGGVVPEVGLWDRIAGMGAEKTLIERRLVLPLEHPEVAGRYQLVPPRAVVLFGPPGTGKTTFARAVASRLRWPFLEVLPFQLADDAHGVAAALRRLFARVEHLDEVVLFFDEAEEIASERQDPTTLAHRVTNELLKLIPQFRRGERRLLICATNAVRSLDPAFLRPGRFDYLIPVGPPDAEARKAIWIRYIGPDRADRVDLPALVEASDRFTPADIEYAARTAAQSAFERHLAADPADPPDPGRLTGDYLQAIAGTRTSLSEEDIRAFDHDLRSAARV from the coding sequence ATGTCTCCGTGGCGGGTCCGCGACCTGGAGGAGGGCGACCTCGACCAGGTGGTGCGCATCTGGGAGGAATCGCGGGACACGGCCGCCGACCCGGCCGTGAGCCTCGCGGAGGTGGTGAGCGCCCTCCGGGCCCGGACCCCGGCGGTCGTCGCCGTGGTGGGGGACCGGATCGTCGGCGCGGCGGTGTCCTCGACGGCACAGGAGCGGGCCTGGGTGCTGCGCCTGGCCATCGCCCGTCAGTGGCGCGGTCACGGCATCGGCTCGGCGCTGCTGGCCGGTCTGGAGAAGCGGCTGGCGCAGGCGGGGGTGCGCCGCATCGGGGCGCTGCTGCCGGAGGGCGAGGTCGGCGAGCAGGCGTTCAAGAACTCGGGCTACACCGGCCGGCCCGACCTGGGCTACTTCGAGAAGCTGCTGCCGGCGGAGTCGGCCGGGACCACCGTGCTCGGACAGCTCGGCGGCGTCGTGCCGGAGGTGGGGCTGTGGGACCGCATCGCGGGGATGGGCGCGGAGAAGACGCTGATCGAACGCCGGCTCGTGCTGCCGCTGGAGCACCCGGAGGTCGCCGGGCGCTACCAGCTGGTGCCCCCGCGGGCCGTGGTGCTCTTCGGCCCGCCCGGCACCGGCAAGACCACGTTCGCGCGGGCGGTGGCCTCCCGGCTGCGCTGGCCCTTCCTGGAGGTGCTGCCGTTCCAGCTCGCCGACGACGCCCACGGGGTGGCGGCCGCGCTGCGGCGGCTGTTCGCCCGCGTCGAGCACCTGGACGAGGTCGTGCTGTTCTTCGACGAGGCCGAGGAGATCGCCTCCGAACGCCAGGACCCGACCACGCTCGCCCACCGGGTGACCAATGAACTCCTCAAGCTCATCCCGCAGTTCCGGCGCGGTGAGCGCCGCCTGCTGATCTGCGCGACCAACGCGGTGCGCTCGCTGGATCCGGCGTTCCTGCGACCGGGACGGTTCGACTACCTGATCCCGGTCGGCCCGCCGGACGCCGAGGCCAGAAAGGCCATCTGGATCCGGTACATAGGGCCCGACCGGGCCGACCGGGTCGACCTTCCCGCGCTGGTCGAGGCCAGCGACCGCTTCACGCCCGCGGACATCGAGTACGCGGCCCGCACCGCCGCCCAGAGCGCCTTCGAGCGGCACCTCGCGGCGGACCCGGCGGACCCCCCGGACCCCGGCCGGCTGACCGGCGACTACCTCCAGGCGATCGCCGGCACCCGCACCTCGCTCAGCGAGGAGGACATCCGGGCCTTCGACCACGACCTCCGGTCCGCCGCCCGGGTGTGA
- a CDS encoding FMN-binding protein: MRRAVLTAASTTALVVLLLSLKPHQPAGLAGDPSQAGAAPAPSPSGSPRQGKHPADGTYTGATISTRYGDVQVAATVRSGRLTAVKVLRAPSENGRDREIAAYAVPRLTQEALSVHSARIDAVSGASYTSEGYIRSLQSALDRAGV; this comes from the coding sequence GTGCGCCGAGCCGTTCTCACCGCAGCGTCGACCACCGCGCTGGTCGTTCTCCTGCTCTCCCTCAAACCGCACCAGCCGGCCGGACTGGCCGGCGACCCGTCCCAGGCGGGCGCCGCACCGGCCCCGTCGCCCTCCGGAAGCCCCCGGCAGGGCAAACACCCGGCGGACGGCACCTACACCGGTGCCACGATCAGCACCCGTTACGGCGACGTGCAGGTCGCCGCCACCGTCAGGTCGGGCCGGCTGACCGCCGTCAAGGTGCTGCGCGCCCCGTCGGAGAACGGACGCGACCGGGAGATCGCGGCCTACGCCGTTCCCCGCCTGACACAGGAGGCACTGAGCGTGCACAGCGCCCGGATCGACGCGGTCTCCGGCGCCAGTTACACCAGCGAGGGCTACATCCGGTCCCTGCAGAGCGCCCTGGACCGGGCCGGTGTCTGA
- the ppk2 gene encoding polyphosphate kinase 2, whose product MAKQDGKSRGKLPKALYERELYRLQTELVTLQEWVRAEGARLVVVFEGRDAAGKGSTIKRVTQYLNPRVARIVALPRPTERERTQWYFQRYAEHLPAAGEIVLFDRSWYNRAGVERVMGFCTPVEYQLFLRQCPVFERMLVEDGILLRKYWFSVSDAVQEQRFRSRLKDPARRWKLSAMDLESLTRWEEYSRAKDEMFVHTDITEAPWYVVESDDKRRARLNMIAHLLSTVSYRDIAPPALDLPPRPPATGYRRPPRDLQTYVPDHSAELAD is encoded by the coding sequence ATGGCGAAGCAAGACGGCAAGAGCCGCGGAAAGCTGCCGAAGGCGCTGTACGAGCGGGAGCTCTACCGGCTCCAGACGGAGCTGGTGACGCTTCAGGAGTGGGTGCGGGCCGAGGGCGCCCGGCTCGTCGTGGTCTTCGAGGGGCGCGACGCGGCGGGCAAGGGCAGCACCATCAAACGGGTCACCCAGTACCTCAACCCCCGTGTGGCGCGGATCGTGGCGCTGCCCCGGCCCACCGAGCGGGAGCGCACCCAGTGGTACTTCCAGCGCTACGCGGAGCACCTGCCGGCGGCCGGCGAGATCGTGCTGTTCGACCGGAGCTGGTACAACCGGGCCGGCGTCGAGCGGGTGATGGGCTTCTGCACCCCGGTCGAGTACCAGCTGTTCCTGCGGCAGTGCCCGGTCTTCGAGCGGATGCTGGTGGAGGACGGCATCCTGCTGCGCAAGTACTGGTTCTCGGTGAGCGACGCGGTGCAGGAGCAGCGGTTCCGCAGCCGGCTGAAGGACCCGGCGCGGCGCTGGAAGCTCTCCGCCATGGATCTGGAGTCGCTGACCCGCTGGGAGGAGTACTCGCGGGCCAAGGACGAGATGTTCGTGCACACCGACATCACGGAGGCCCCGTGGTACGTCGTCGAGAGCGACGACAAGCGCCGGGCCCGGCTGAACATGATCGCCCACCTGCTGTCCACGGTGTCCTACCGCGACATCGCCCCGCCCGCGCTCGACCTCCCGCCGCGGCCCCCGGCCACCGGATACCGGCGGCCGCCCCGGGACCTGCAGACCTACGTGCCCGACCACTCGGCGGAGCTGGCGGACTGA
- a CDS encoding sensor histidine kinase yields MSRFFPRTLRSQLTAGLVALLALACLAVGVTTALALEGFLVRRLDQQLSAAAGRFAVSLEHEARPDADNRPDTRGQSDGTFGARLLRGNPTQAAVVRQQTDAAVPLTADDRRALAGLPADGTGHSLRLSALGRYRVNAVTGDDGDVLVTGLPLHPVEETVHRLEAVEAAVFGGALVITGVLGALWVRLSLRPLRRVTTTASRVAELPLASGEVAMPAPVPVADARTEVGQVGTALNRMLGHVGNALERRHASEERLRHFAADASHELRTPVANVRGHAELALRHKGPVPGEVRRSLDRIQAESERMSRLVDDLLLLARLDAGRALEHEPVDLTRLVLDAIDDARAAGPGHRWRLDLPETAVTTTGDEHRLQQAIGNLLANARTHTPAGTAVTVRLAAEERGTVLTVEDDGPGIPEELQPEVFGRFVRADHSRSRAAGGTGLGLAIVQAVVTAHGGRIDLTSRPGRTAVTVTLPPAGPAPSDG; encoded by the coding sequence GTGAGCCGGTTCTTCCCCCGTACCCTGCGCAGCCAGCTCACCGCGGGACTGGTCGCGCTCCTGGCCCTGGCCTGCCTCGCGGTGGGCGTGACCACCGCCCTCGCGCTCGAAGGGTTCCTGGTGCGCCGCCTGGACCAGCAGCTGTCCGCGGCCGCCGGGCGGTTCGCGGTGAGCCTGGAGCACGAGGCCCGGCCGGACGCCGACAACCGGCCCGACACCCGCGGCCAGTCCGACGGCACCTTCGGCGCCCGGCTGCTGCGCGGGAACCCGACGCAGGCCGCCGTCGTCCGCCAGCAGACGGATGCCGCGGTGCCGCTGACCGCCGACGACCGCCGGGCGCTGGCCGGCCTCCCCGCCGACGGCACCGGCCACAGCCTCCGGCTGTCCGCACTCGGGCGCTACCGCGTCAACGCGGTCACCGGCGACGACGGCGACGTCCTGGTCACCGGCCTGCCGCTGCACCCCGTCGAGGAGACCGTGCACCGGCTGGAGGCCGTGGAGGCCGCGGTGTTCGGCGGGGCCCTCGTGATCACCGGCGTCCTGGGCGCGCTGTGGGTACGGCTGTCGCTGCGCCCCCTGCGCCGCGTCACCACCACGGCCTCGCGGGTCGCCGAGCTGCCGCTGGCCAGCGGCGAGGTGGCGATGCCGGCGCCGGTGCCGGTGGCCGACGCCCGCACCGAGGTCGGCCAGGTGGGCACCGCCCTCAACCGGATGCTCGGCCACGTCGGCAACGCCCTGGAACGCCGTCACGCCAGCGAGGAGCGGCTGCGTCACTTCGCCGCCGACGCCAGCCACGAACTGCGGACCCCGGTGGCCAACGTCCGCGGCCACGCCGAACTCGCCCTCCGGCACAAGGGGCCGGTGCCCGGCGAGGTCCGGCGCTCCCTGGACCGCATCCAGGCCGAGTCGGAACGGATGAGCCGGCTGGTCGACGACCTGCTGCTGCTCGCCCGCCTCGACGCGGGCCGCGCCCTGGAACACGAGCCCGTGGACCTGACCCGGCTGGTGCTCGACGCGATCGACGACGCCCGGGCGGCCGGCCCCGGCCACCGCTGGCGGCTCGACCTCCCCGAGACCGCGGTGACCACCACCGGCGACGAGCACCGTCTCCAGCAGGCGATCGGCAATCTGCTGGCCAACGCCCGTACCCACACCCCCGCCGGCACCGCGGTCACCGTGCGCCTGGCCGCCGAGGAGCGCGGCACCGTCCTGACGGTCGAGGACGACGGCCCCGGCATCCCCGAGGAACTCCAGCCGGAGGTCTTCGGCCGCTTCGTCCGGGCCGACCACAGCCGCTCCCGCGCCGCCGGCGGCACCGGACTCGGGCTCGCCATCGTGCAGGCGGTGGTCACCGCGCACGGTGGCCGGATCGACCTGACCAGCCGCCCCGGACGTACGGCGGTCACCGTGACCCTTCCGCCGGCCGGACCGGCACCCTCGGACGGCTGA
- a CDS encoding CBS domain-containing protein, translated as MAHTPCTVNDVMTRTVYAVGQEAGFKEIVETMERRKVSALPVLAGEGRVIGVVSEADLLPKEEFRTAQPSRLEQLDRLDDVRKAGALTARELMSAPALTVRADDTVAQAARTMAHKSVKRLPVIDAQGMLQGIVSRSDLLKVFLRSDAELAAEVRTEIVGRLFPEALDDISVEVADGTVTLRGPLRGRELRAVAARLVRAVEGVVDVTFHVTDPAPARTGPAAETSGS; from the coding sequence ATGGCACACACCCCGTGCACCGTCAACGATGTGATGACCCGGACCGTCTACGCGGTCGGTCAGGAAGCGGGTTTCAAGGAGATCGTCGAGACCATGGAGCGGCGGAAGGTCAGCGCACTGCCCGTGCTCGCCGGGGAAGGGCGGGTGATCGGCGTGGTCTCCGAGGCCGATCTGCTGCCCAAGGAGGAGTTCCGGACGGCGCAGCCGAGCCGGCTGGAGCAGCTGGACCGGCTGGACGACGTCCGCAAGGCCGGGGCCCTGACCGCCCGGGAACTGATGAGCGCGCCCGCCCTGACCGTGCGGGCCGACGACACCGTGGCGCAGGCGGCGCGGACGATGGCCCACAAGTCCGTCAAGCGCCTCCCCGTGATCGACGCGCAGGGCATGCTGCAAGGCATCGTCAGCCGCTCCGACCTGCTGAAGGTGTTCCTGCGCTCCGATGCGGAGCTCGCGGCGGAGGTCCGCACGGAGATCGTCGGGCGGCTCTTCCCCGAAGCGCTGGACGACATCTCGGTGGAGGTCGCCGACGGGACGGTCACCCTCCGGGGCCCGCTCCGCGGCCGGGAACTCAGGGCGGTGGCGGCCCGTCTGGTGCGGGCGGTGGAGGGCGTCGTCGACGTGACCTTCCACGTCACCGACCCGGCTCCGGCCCGCACGGGGCCGGCAGCGGAGACCTCCGGTTCGTGA
- a CDS encoding response regulator transcription factor: protein MPSHRTPAHLHSTDGSPVRVLVVDDEPDLTEVLSGALASEGWEVRSAADGTQALALARTFRPHAVVLDWMLPDLDGLAVLRLLRQELETVCVLFLTARDAVEDRIAGITAGGDDYVTKPFSLEEVLARLRGLLRRAGMAREPDGDRLVVGDLVMDEEAREVLRGGELVELSRTEFELLRFLMRNPRRVLSKAQILDRVWSYDFGGRSHVVELYISYLRKKIDAGRTPMIHTVRGVGYVLKPESP from the coding sequence ATGCCCAGCCACCGCACCCCCGCCCACCTGCACAGCACCGACGGCTCGCCGGTGCGCGTCCTGGTCGTCGACGACGAACCGGACCTCACCGAGGTGCTCTCCGGCGCCCTGGCGAGCGAGGGCTGGGAGGTGCGCAGCGCCGCCGACGGCACCCAGGCGCTCGCTTTGGCCCGCACCTTCCGCCCGCACGCCGTCGTCCTGGACTGGATGCTGCCCGACCTGGACGGCCTCGCGGTGCTGCGGCTGCTGCGCCAGGAACTGGAGACGGTCTGCGTCCTCTTCCTCACCGCGCGTGACGCCGTCGAGGACCGGATCGCGGGCATCACCGCGGGCGGCGACGACTACGTGACCAAGCCGTTCAGCCTAGAAGAGGTGCTCGCACGGCTCCGCGGGCTGCTGCGCCGGGCCGGCATGGCACGCGAGCCGGACGGCGACCGGCTGGTCGTCGGGGACCTCGTGATGGACGAGGAGGCCCGGGAGGTACTCCGCGGCGGCGAGCTGGTCGAGCTGTCCCGCACCGAGTTCGAGCTGCTCAGGTTCCTGATGCGCAATCCACGGCGGGTGCTCTCCAAGGCGCAGATCCTGGACCGGGTCTGGTCCTACGACTTCGGCGGCCGGTCGCACGTCGTCGAGCTCTACATCAGCTATCTGCGCAAGAAGATCGACGCCGGCCGGACCCCGATGATCCACACCGTCCGCGGCGTCGGCTACGTCCTCAAGCCGGAGTCCCCGTGA
- a CDS encoding Rv1733c family protein gives MPLRKIRPPWRHGPLRRGTDVAESWMILVTGVLVAVLAPAAGVTAAGAVDSASARESHSWHSVSAVLTADPPARIGLDSTGGAAGRVRATVRWTAGDGAVRTGETTVAPGLRAGDRTTAWLDRHGALVRDPLTPADSLAQTIAVGTVAASGTGLLLVGAERAGAALLNRRRAAQWEREWAELDAEWRHRQT, from the coding sequence ATGCCTCTCCGGAAGATCCGCCCGCCGTGGCGGCACGGCCCGCTCAGGCGCGGCACGGATGTCGCCGAGTCCTGGATGATCCTGGTCACCGGCGTGCTGGTCGCGGTGCTGGCACCGGCCGCCGGTGTCACGGCCGCCGGCGCGGTGGACTCCGCGTCCGCGCGGGAGAGCCACAGCTGGCACAGCGTGTCCGCCGTGCTGACGGCGGATCCGCCCGCGCGCATCGGGCTCGACTCCACCGGCGGCGCGGCGGGCCGGGTCCGCGCGACGGTGCGGTGGACGGCCGGCGACGGCGCGGTGCGGACCGGAGAGACAACGGTGGCACCGGGGCTGCGGGCGGGTGACCGCACCACCGCCTGGCTCGACCGGCACGGAGCGCTGGTACGCGATCCCTTGACGCCCGCGGACTCCCTGGCGCAGACCATCGCGGTGGGCACCGTCGCCGCGTCCGGCACCGGTCTGCTGCTGGTGGGCGCCGAGCGGGCCGGCGCGGCGCTGCTGAACCGGCGGCGCGCCGCGCAGTGGGAGCGGGAGTGGGCGGAACTGGACGCCGAGTGGCGGCACCGCCAGACGTGA
- a CDS encoding response regulator yields MSEAAAFSPERPIRVFLLDDHEVVRRGVQDLLDAEPDIEVVGDAGTADHALARGPALRPDVAVLDVRLPDGDGVSVCRELRSRMPGLACLMLTSFDDDDALLDAIMAGAAGYVLKEIKGADLVAAVRTVASGRSMLDPATTARLMTTLRGAESAGEPQADALSGLSPREREIVGLIGEGLTNRQIGKRLYLSEKTVKNHISRLLAKLGVERRIQAAVLATQAPAPPGTHPRRP; encoded by the coding sequence ATGAGCGAGGCTGCGGCATTCTCACCGGAGCGGCCGATCCGGGTGTTCCTGCTCGACGACCACGAGGTGGTCCGCCGTGGGGTGCAGGACCTGCTGGACGCGGAACCGGACATCGAGGTGGTGGGTGATGCCGGTACGGCCGATCATGCGTTGGCCCGTGGTCCGGCGCTGCGGCCGGATGTCGCGGTGCTGGATGTGCGGCTGCCGGACGGCGACGGGGTCTCGGTCTGCCGGGAGCTGCGCTCGCGGATGCCGGGTCTGGCGTGTTTGATGCTCACCTCGTTCGACGACGACGATGCGCTGCTGGACGCGATCATGGCCGGGGCGGCCGGTTATGTGCTCAAGGAGATCAAGGGCGCCGACCTGGTGGCCGCCGTACGGACGGTCGCCTCCGGGCGCTCGATGCTGGACCCGGCGACGACCGCACGGCTGATGACCACGCTGCGCGGTGCGGAGAGCGCCGGCGAGCCGCAGGCGGACGCGCTGTCCGGGCTCTCCCCGCGGGAGCGGGAGATCGTCGGGCTCATCGGCGAGGGGTTGACGAACCGTCAGATCGGCAAGCGGCTCTACCTCTCCGAGAAGACCGTCAAGAACCACATCTCGCGGCTGCTGGCGAAACTCGGTGTGGAGCGGCGCATCCAGGCGGCGGTCCTCGCCACCCAGGCCCCCGCACCGCCCGGAACGCACCCGCGACGGCCGTGA
- a CDS encoding ferredoxin reductase family protein, whose protein sequence is MSTVSHLRRGTVHGTAPRRRPAVPGPLLAQCVIWAGAAGVLALWWTGTASVVGPAGWLTGAGRITGLLAGYACAVLVALMARVPLLDHTLGTDRLARWHAAAGRYTVSLVCAHILLIIWGYTLTSQDGVLHETTTLVLDYPDMLKATAGFLLLVGTGVVSARFARRRMSYETWHYLHLATYLALFLAFGHQLSNGADFVGRRPAQLGWYALYAGVGAVLVWYRFVVPVRRALRHRLRVAEVRAEAPGVVSVYLTGERLAELGARPGQFFRWRFLTPGLWWTAGPYSLSAPPRPDHLRITVKAAGGHSAALARLRPGTRVWAEGPYGAFTEARRRSAKVLLLAGGVGITPLRTLFETLPGEVTLVYRARRPEDLALRGELDAIAAARGAVVHYVVDEPAAYSSPLTARALSRLIPDLAAHEVFLCGPPGMAQAARKALRVAGVPRRRVHHESFEF, encoded by the coding sequence ATGAGCACCGTCTCGCACCTCCGCCGCGGCACCGTCCACGGCACCGCACCGCGCCGCCGGCCGGCCGTCCCGGGCCCGCTGCTGGCGCAGTGCGTCATCTGGGCGGGGGCCGCCGGCGTGCTCGCCCTGTGGTGGACCGGTACGGCGTCGGTGGTGGGCCCGGCGGGCTGGCTGACCGGCGCCGGCCGGATCACCGGGCTGCTGGCGGGCTACGCCTGCGCGGTGCTCGTCGCGCTGATGGCCCGCGTCCCCCTGCTCGACCACACCCTGGGCACCGACCGCCTGGCCCGCTGGCATGCCGCGGCAGGCCGCTACACCGTCTCGCTGGTGTGCGCGCACATCCTGCTGATCATCTGGGGTTACACCCTGACCTCGCAGGACGGCGTCCTGCACGAGACGACGACGCTCGTCCTCGACTACCCGGACATGCTGAAGGCCACCGCGGGCTTCCTGCTGCTGGTGGGCACCGGTGTCGTCTCGGCGCGGTTCGCCCGCCGCAGGATGAGCTACGAGACCTGGCACTACCTCCACCTCGCCACCTATCTGGCGCTCTTCCTCGCCTTCGGCCATCAGCTCTCCAACGGCGCCGACTTCGTGGGGCGGCGTCCCGCCCAGCTCGGCTGGTACGCCCTGTACGCGGGGGTGGGCGCCGTGCTCGTCTGGTACCGCTTCGTGGTGCCGGTGCGACGGGCCCTGCGGCACCGGCTGCGGGTCGCCGAGGTCCGCGCGGAGGCGCCGGGCGTGGTGTCGGTGTACCTCACCGGCGAGCGGTTGGCCGAACTCGGCGCCCGGCCGGGCCAGTTCTTCCGCTGGCGCTTCCTGACGCCGGGCCTGTGGTGGACCGCCGGCCCCTACTCGCTCTCCGCGCCGCCGCGCCCCGATCACCTGCGCATCACCGTCAAGGCGGCCGGCGGGCACAGCGCGGCGCTGGCGCGGCTGCGGCCCGGCACCCGGGTGTGGGCCGAAGGCCCGTACGGTGCCTTCACCGAGGCGCGGCGGCGGTCCGCCAAGGTGCTGCTGCTCGCCGGCGGCGTGGGCATCACCCCGCTCCGTACGCTCTTCGAGACCCTCCCCGGCGAGGTGACGCTCGTCTACCGGGCACGGCGCCCCGAGGACCTCGCGCTGCGCGGCGAGCTCGACGCGATCGCCGCGGCCCGCGGTGCGGTCGTCCACTACGTCGTCGACGAACCCGCCGCGTACTCCTCACCATTGACGGCTCGCGCGCTGAGCCGCCTGATCCCGGACCTGGCCGCCCACGAGGTGTTCCTGTGCGGTCCGCCGGGCATGGCGCAGGCCGCCCGGAAGGCGCTGCGGGTCGCCGGGGTGCCCCGGCGCCGCGTCCACCACGAGTCGTTCGAGTTCTGA
- a CDS encoding SixA phosphatase family protein, whose protein sequence is MRRLVVLRHAKSARPPGVDDHARPLAGRGRRDAVAAGRWLRDAGCLPDLVICSTAARARETWELAAAQLPAPPPVRHDGRLYGADAADLLAVVHETPATVGTLLLVGHNPAVQDLVLLLASEALSDALERVREKLPTSAIAVLAQHDPWPRATPRTALLTDLAVPRGPHH, encoded by the coding sequence GTGCGCCGGCTCGTCGTCCTGAGGCATGCCAAATCCGCCCGGCCACCGGGCGTGGACGACCACGCCCGGCCGCTCGCCGGGCGCGGCCGGCGCGACGCGGTGGCCGCGGGCCGCTGGCTGCGGGACGCCGGCTGCCTCCCGGACCTGGTGATCTGTTCGACCGCGGCCCGGGCCCGGGAGACCTGGGAGCTCGCCGCCGCCCAGTTGCCGGCGCCGCCCCCGGTCCGCCACGACGGCCGGCTCTACGGTGCGGACGCCGCCGACCTGCTCGCCGTCGTCCACGAAACCCCGGCCACCGTGGGCACGTTGCTGCTGGTGGGACACAATCCCGCGGTGCAGGACCTCGTTCTGCTGCTCGCCTCGGAGGCGCTCAGCGACGCCCTGGAACGCGTCCGCGAGAAGCTCCCCACCAGCGCGATCGCCGTCCTCGCCCAGCACGACCCGTGGCCGCGGGCCACCCCGCGCACGGCCCTGCTCACCGATCTGGCCGTGCCGCGCGGTCCGCACCACTGA
- a CDS encoding CBS domain-containing protein, giving the protein MKRRRVGSVMTDEVVRARSGTPAAQLTRWLREYDISGLPVVDADDRVIGVVSATDLARAGRGAAGHGDLTAGAVMSAPARTVRADDSVVRAARLMSASGIERLPVVDEEARLIGMLTRRDVLRIFARADAEIREEVSDDILVRALWLSPTSVAVSVHDGVVTLGGSLENSGQVALAVRMTRQVDGVTAVVNRLTYRHEAPGRQRA; this is encoded by the coding sequence ATGAAGCGCCGACGGGTCGGCAGCGTCATGACCGATGAGGTGGTCCGTGCGCGGAGCGGGACACCGGCCGCCCAACTGACGCGGTGGCTGCGGGAGTACGACATCAGCGGCCTGCCGGTGGTGGACGCCGACGACCGGGTGATCGGGGTCGTCTCGGCCACGGACCTGGCCCGGGCGGGGCGCGGCGCCGCGGGGCACGGGGACCTGACCGCCGGTGCGGTGATGTCCGCTCCCGCGCGTACGGTGCGGGCCGACGACTCCGTCGTCCGGGCGGCCCGGCTCATGAGCGCGAGCGGCATCGAGCGGCTTCCGGTGGTGGACGAGGAGGCCCGGCTGATCGGCATGCTCACCCGGCGGGACGTATTGCGGATCTTCGCGCGCGCGGACGCCGAGATCCGCGAGGAGGTGTCCGACGACATCCTGGTGCGGGCGCTGTGGCTGAGCCCGACGAGCGTGGCGGTGTCCGTCCACGACGGGGTGGTGACGCTCGGCGGGTCCCTGGAGAACAGCGGCCAAGTGGCCCTCGCCGTAAGGATGACCCGGCAGGTCGACGGGGTCACCGCGGTCGTCAACCGTCTCACCTACCGGCACGAGGCGCCCGGGCGTCAGCGGGCGTGA